A region of Anguilla rostrata isolate EN2019 chromosome 10, ASM1855537v3, whole genome shotgun sequence DNA encodes the following proteins:
- the LOC135233451 gene encoding 3',5'-cyclic-AMP phosphodiesterase 4D-like isoform X7: protein MPEANYLLSVSWGYIKFKRMLNRELTHLSEMSRSGNQVSEFISSTFLDKQHEVEMPSPQTQKDKEKKKRPMSQISGVKKLTHSSSLTNSNIPRFGVKTETEDALAKEIEDINKWGLNVFKVSEFSGNRPLTVIMYTIFQERDLLKTFRIPLDTFITYLMTLEDHYHGDVAYHNNIHAADVTQSTHVLLSTPGLEAVFTDLEILAAIFASAIHDVDHPGVSNQFLISTNSELALMYNDASVLENHHLAVGFKLLQEENCDIFQNLSKKQRQSLRKMVIDIVLATDMSKHMNLLADLKTMVETKKVTSSGVLLLDNYSDRIQVLQNMVHCADLSNPTKPLQLYRQWTDRIMEEFFSQGDRERDRGMEISPMCDRHNASVEKSQVGFIDYIVHPLWETWGDLVHPDAQDMLDTLEENREWYQSTIPQSPSPTLDPADRTRPGGAADKFQFELTLEEDGESDTEKDSGSHAEGEEEEEEDDEDEEDEEEEEEDDNSCSDSKTICTQNSTEIPLDEQGEEEEEEGQPCDEEERAVSSEPCVVEEEEKVEEEEYDKPAGT from the exons ATGCCTGAGGCTAATTATTTGCTGTCAGTGTCTTGGGGATACATTAAG ttcaAGCGAATGTTGAACCGGGAGCTGACCCACCTTTCGGAGATGAGCCGTTCTGGGAACCAAGTCTCAGAGTTCATCTCCAGCACCTTCCTGG ATAAGCAGCACGAGGTGGAGATGCCATCCCCTCAGACGCAGAAGgacaaagagaagaagaagcGGCCGATGTCGCAGATCAGCGGGGTGAAGAAGCTGACCCACAGCTCCAGCCTGACCAACTCCAACATCCCCCGCTTCGGGGTCAAGACCGAGACCGAGGACGCGCTGGCCAAG gaGATAGAAGACATAAACAAATGGGGCCTTAATGTTTTCAAAGTCTCTGAGTTTTCGGGGAACAGACCATTAACAGTTATTATGTACACGATATTCCAG gaaAGAGACCtcttaaaaacattcagaatTCCACTAGACACCTTCATAACTTACCTGATGACCTTAGAAGATCATTACCATGGTGATGTTGCGTATCATAACAACATCCACGCTGCAGATGTCACACAGTCTACTCACGTGCTACTGTCCACCCCTGGACTAGAG GCTGTGTTTACGGACCTGGAGATTCTTGCCGCCATTTTTGCCAGCGCCATCCACGACGTCGACCACCCCGGCGTCTCCAACCAGTTCCTCATCAGCACCA ACTCTGAGCTGGCTCTCATGTACAATGACGCGTCGGTGTTGGAAAATCACCACCTGGCCGTGGGCTTCaagctcctgcaggaggagaactGCGACATCTTCCAGAACCTCAGCAAGAAACAGAGACAGTCCCTGCGCAAGATGGTCATCGACATT gTTCTTGCCACTGACATGTCCAAACACATGAACCTGCTGGCTGACCTGAAGACCATGGTGGAGACCAAGAAGGTGACCAGCTCAGGAGTCCTGCTGCTGGACAACTATTCAGACCGGATACAG GTCCTGCAGAACATGGTGCACTGCGCGGACCTGAGCAACCCCACCAAGCCTCTGCAGCTGTACCGGCAGTGGACCGACCGCATCATGGAGGAGTTCTTCAGCCAGGGCGACCGCGAGCGCGACCGCGGCATGGAGATCAGCCCCATGTGCGACAGGCACAACGCCTCGGTCGAGAAGTCCCAG gtggggTTCATAGACTACATCGTGCACCCGCTGTGGGAGACGTGGGGGGACCTGGTGCACCCGGACGCCCAGGACATGCTGGACACGCTGGAGGAGAACCGGGAGTGGTACCAGAGCACCATCCcgcagagcccctcccccacgctgGACCCGGCTGACCGGACCCGCCCCGGCGGCGCCGCCGACAAGTTCCAGTTCGAGCTGACGCTGGAGGAGGACGGCGAGTCCGACACGGAGAAGGACAGCGGCAGCCATgccgagggagaggaggaggaggaagaggatgatgaagatgaggaagatgaggaagaagaggaagaagatgaCAACAGCTGCAGCGACTCGAAAACGATTTGCACTCAGAACTCCACTGAGATCCCGCTCGACGAgcagggcgaggaggaggaggaggaggggcagccCTGTGACGAGGAAGAGCGGGCGGTCTCCTCCGAGCCgtgtgtggtggaggaggaggagaaggtggaggaagaggagtatGACAAGCCTGCAGGCACGTAA